The region CAGCGTATTGCTGGTGTTTCCTGTGTTGGCGGCAATTTTATTCGGCGGCAATTACCTGACCCTTCAGAAAAAACAGCAGCTGTTAGAATATTCTGCGCAAAGTTTGATTCAAGATAACCGGCAACAAGTCTCATGGCTTGCCGATTATCGTTTTGTCCCCGAGCAATTTCAGACGGCCAAAGAGATTTTGACCCTATTAAATAAGCAAGACAGCTCGTTTGCTCAGGTTTCCTTAATTGTGCCCGATAAAATTAACGGCAAACCGGTATTGCTGAATTTGAGCCTTAACCAACTGGCTTCCTTAGAGGATAAAATTCAACCGGCGGGCAAAAGTAATTTTCTTTATGCCACCAATTTGGCCGAGCGCGAATACTTAAACGCTGCTTTCCGGCAACAATCTATTGCGCCGCGTTTTGATTATGCAAATGGCCATTATGTCTTGCTTCATCCTTATCAAAAAGACGGTAAAACCGTTGCGGTGTTGCGTTTAAGTGATTATCAGGCTTATGGCAAATTAGGCAGCTGAAACGTACTCATGCCGTCTGAAACCGATTTCAGACGGCATTGTTGTATTTAGAAAACGTATCTGCATTTTTTTAATAAAGAAAGTTTGGGTATT is a window of Neisseria yangbaofengii DNA encoding:
- a CDS encoding peptidase, producing MELKKLVKISNIIGLISILLLMYWVFSFVLIEVFGLKVFREDMSAMFGLSILGILALMAGALMLNIMANLTRIAERGKEADVTSGKKLIYSVLLVFPVLAAILFGGNYLTLQKKQQLLEYSAQSLIQDNRQQVSWLADYRFVPEQFQTAKEILTLLNKQDSSFAQVSLIVPDKINGKPVLLNLSLNQLASLEDKIQPAGKSNFLYATNLAEREYLNAAFRQQSIAPRFDYANGHYVLLHPYQKDGKTVAVLRLSDYQAYGKLGS